One Dictyoglomus turgidum DSM 6724 DNA window includes the following coding sequences:
- a CDS encoding DUF5696 domain-containing protein: protein MRVKLLILLSIILLIIPLYGQNGEYKTVSENSRYIMLFNEKTAEVAIKDKVTGKIFNQFPKDWEGDFSMGVTKFSIPSHLVLEMADEEAKISIYNTYALGVMRGNFKYKNIKDGIRIDYEFSTQGVTIAIEFILTEAGFKVRIPIDSIKEEGDLKINRIWVLPYFTYGSKKDNGYLIVPDGSGALVRFDHKVGNERGFELPVYGYDFGLPLYDMPPKTEGIRLPIFGAKRNDLGILGVIESGDFDSNIACYMAGNATSYFRVFPIFDYRRIHKFLLYEREASTGQAGEVVDVLVNKFSPYTIKKDIVVNYFLFTGKDIDYSFMIRTYRNYLLKNGYLNKRINNVSEVPFNLVIINSINIKTTKAGVPVIDLFPLTTFDETIKILEEFRNRGIKNINLVLKGYQSGGYMNKITNGIRLESKLGGNNGFKKLIVYCKNNNISLILTAEVIEVHSPGNGFSPSRDANRYLNNGLAFMYKWDPVVKKKNRDYDPWFTVLPERVPIYLNNFLKDLEKYNLSNVLVEKMGDYISSQNKRPKFLSREEVASLWKENLSTYMNKFNFVFTSGNFYVLPYGSLILDIPLDSSNFAIESESVPLLQLLIHGYVPYSGKPGNLRESQKKEFLRMIEYGALPYYALIFKDSSYFKKSIFNEMVSSNYEDWIDQAVKEYNSLKDLYRNIYDVPMRNHEKLYEGVYRVEYENGTEVIVNYTNKPFSYKGKIVRGEDFVFFLGKN, encoded by the coding sequence ATGCGAGTAAAGTTATTGATTTTATTGTCTATCATACTTCTAATTATTCCTCTTTATGGGCAAAATGGCGAATATAAAACTGTTTCTGAGAATAGTAGATACATTATGTTGTTTAATGAAAAAACTGCTGAAGTAGCCATAAAGGATAAGGTGACGGGAAAGATCTTTAACCAGTTTCCTAAGGATTGGGAAGGAGATTTTTCTATGGGGGTAACTAAATTCAGTATTCCCTCTCATTTGGTTCTTGAGATGGCAGACGAGGAGGCAAAAATTTCTATTTATAACACTTATGCCCTTGGAGTTATGAGAGGAAATTTTAAATATAAGAATATTAAGGATGGTATAAGGATAGATTATGAATTTTCTACTCAAGGAGTCACTATTGCTATTGAGTTTATTTTAACTGAGGCAGGTTTTAAAGTAAGAATCCCTATAGATTCAATAAAAGAGGAAGGAGATCTTAAAATAAATAGAATATGGGTTCTCCCATATTTTACTTATGGGAGTAAAAAGGATAATGGATATTTAATTGTTCCTGACGGATCTGGTGCTCTTGTTAGGTTTGACCATAAAGTTGGAAATGAGAGAGGTTTTGAACTTCCCGTGTATGGTTACGATTTTGGCTTACCTCTTTATGATATGCCTCCAAAGACCGAAGGAATTAGACTCCCTATATTTGGAGCTAAAAGGAATGATCTTGGAATCTTAGGGGTAATAGAATCTGGTGATTTTGATTCAAATATAGCTTGTTATATGGCTGGTAATGCTACCTCCTATTTTAGAGTTTTTCCAATCTTTGACTATAGAAGGATTCATAAATTCTTGCTTTATGAGAGAGAAGCGTCTACTGGACAGGCTGGAGAGGTTGTAGATGTTCTTGTTAATAAGTTTTCTCCCTACACTATTAAGAAAGATATAGTAGTGAACTATTTCTTGTTTACTGGTAAAGATATTGACTATTCTTTTATGATTAGGACCTACAGAAATTATCTTCTTAAAAATGGATATCTCAACAAAAGGATAAATAATGTCTCGGAGGTTCCTTTTAATCTTGTAATTATTAACAGTATCAACATAAAAACAACGAAAGCAGGAGTTCCTGTGATAGATTTGTTTCCTCTTACTACCTTTGATGAAACTATTAAGATTCTTGAAGAATTCAGAAATAGAGGAATAAAAAATATAAATCTTGTTCTCAAAGGTTATCAATCTGGCGGATATATGAACAAAATAACAAATGGGATAAGGTTAGAATCAAAGCTTGGAGGGAATAATGGGTTTAAAAAGTTAATAGTATACTGTAAAAATAACAATATTTCTTTAATTCTGACTGCTGAAGTTATAGAAGTACATAGTCCAGGAAATGGCTTTTCTCCATCCCGTGATGCTAACAGATATTTGAATAATGGACTTGCTTTTATGTATAAGTGGGATCCTGTGGTTAAGAAGAAAAATAGAGACTATGATCCTTGGTTTACTGTATTGCCTGAGAGGGTTCCTATATACCTTAACAATTTTTTGAAAGATTTGGAAAAATATAATCTCAGTAATGTCTTAGTGGAAAAAATGGGAGATTATATATCTTCTCAGAATAAAAGACCTAAATTTCTTTCAAGGGAAGAGGTTGCATCTTTGTGGAAGGAAAATCTAAGTACCTATATGAATAAGTTTAACTTTGTTTTTACATCTGGTAATTTTTATGTCCTGCCTTACGGCTCTTTGATTCTTGATATTCCTCTTGATTCCAGTAATTTTGCTATCGAGTCTGAAAGTGTGCCTCTTTTACAACTTCTCATACACGGATATGTTCCTTATAGTGGAAAGCCAGGTAATTTAAGAGAGAGCCAGAAAAAAGAATTTCTTAGAATGATAGAGTACGGAGCTTTACCTTATTATGCATTAATCTTTAAAGATTCTTCTTATTTCAAAAAGAGTATTTTTAATGAGATGGTTAGCTCCAACTATGAAGATTGGATTGACCAAGCAGTAAAAGAATATAACTCTCTTAAAGATTTATATAGGAATATATATGACGTGCCTATGAGAAATCATGAAAAGTTATATGAAGGAGTATACAGGGTCGAATACGAAAATGGAACAGAAGTGATTGTTAATTATACCAATAAGCCATTCAGTTATAAAGGAAAGATAGTGAGAGGGGAAGATTTTGTTTTCTTTTTAGGAAAGAATTAG
- a CDS encoding YIP1 family protein: MRRRIIKLFLLLFLMNIAFAGIPYYTYIYNERRRPVPSLPGFEPERIISGESVKPDLSFSAPEDLFIDKTNGDIYIADTGNNRIVVIDKNYRLKEIIKDFVNNGKKDFFKAPTGLFITRDGKLYIADSQNSRIVILNRDRNLYMVIGKPVGEVIKRDFVYIPKKVAVDNLGRVYVVAENVVEGLIQFSPKGNFERFFGSNRVEVNPVELFWRRVLTRRQRAQLMLFIPIEYRNVTADKDGFIYGCVRAWYDQIKRLNALGDNIIKHEGRTGNMYGDLYFGFTVRGEIADIAVDDSGNIYVLDGRVGRFFVYNNLGDFLFVSGDIGNQMGTFQFPTAIDLYGGKVFILDENKGTITVFRPTLFGSLVLKANSFYVDGYYGKAAEVWSEVVKMDANYDLAYIGIGKNFLHEEKYREAMINFRLGFYPEGYSKALRGFRVEYMRRNFSKIMNSFLLFILALYLIIRFLGRKIADYYRNYAKKHPLFDAVMFAFYVIFHPFEGFYELKRRRESFNASVILLIFVIIAFIVKRLMTAFHFNPYRPEELNIFLEVGRVLIPILAWVIINWAVTTIMDGKAKIREIFIMTVYSLFPLALIYLPQTLLSHVFTLEESAFYYLFDTIGSLWTLWVIFAGMMELQEYSLSKALGTSLITLVGIVFAMFIGMVFFATFQQFIRFIYIVYLEIKYMVG; the protein is encoded by the coding sequence ATGAGAAGAAGAATTATAAAATTATTTTTGCTACTATTCTTAATGAATATTGCTTTTGCAGGAATCCCTTACTATACATATATATACAATGAGAGACGAAGACCTGTACCTTCTCTTCCTGGATTTGAACCTGAAAGAATAATCTCAGGAGAAAGTGTAAAGCCGGATCTTTCTTTTTCAGCTCCAGAAGACCTTTTTATAGATAAAACTAATGGGGACATTTATATAGCAGATACAGGAAATAATAGAATAGTTGTAATAGATAAGAACTATAGGTTAAAAGAGATTATAAAAGATTTTGTAAACAATGGTAAAAAGGACTTTTTCAAAGCTCCAACGGGGCTTTTTATTACCCGTGATGGAAAACTCTATATTGCTGACTCTCAAAATTCCCGAATTGTGATTCTAAATAGAGATAGAAATCTTTATATGGTTATAGGAAAGCCTGTGGGAGAAGTGATAAAAAGGGATTTTGTGTATATCCCCAAAAAGGTAGCGGTGGATAATTTGGGAAGAGTATATGTGGTGGCCGAAAATGTAGTAGAGGGTTTGATTCAATTTAGTCCAAAAGGAAATTTTGAGAGATTCTTTGGAAGTAATAGAGTTGAAGTAAATCCTGTAGAACTTTTTTGGCGAAGAGTTCTTACAAGGAGACAGAGAGCACAGCTAATGCTTTTTATACCTATCGAATATAGAAATGTAACTGCTGATAAAGATGGGTTTATTTATGGTTGCGTTAGAGCCTGGTATGATCAAATAAAAAGATTAAATGCTCTTGGAGATAACATAATAAAGCATGAAGGTCGTACTGGTAATATGTATGGAGATCTCTATTTTGGTTTCACAGTAAGAGGAGAAATTGCAGATATTGCTGTAGATGATTCAGGAAACATTTATGTTCTTGATGGTAGAGTAGGAAGATTTTTTGTGTATAACAATCTTGGAGATTTTCTTTTTGTTTCGGGGGATATAGGAAATCAAATGGGAACTTTTCAATTTCCAACAGCTATAGACCTTTATGGTGGGAAGGTATTTATTCTAGATGAGAATAAAGGAACTATAACAGTATTTAGACCTACCTTATTTGGAAGCCTTGTTTTGAAAGCAAATTCTTTCTATGTAGACGGTTATTATGGAAAGGCAGCTGAGGTATGGAGTGAAGTTGTAAAAATGGATGCAAATTATGATCTTGCGTACATTGGTATTGGAAAAAATTTCTTGCATGAAGAAAAATATAGGGAAGCCATGATAAACTTTAGGCTCGGTTTTTATCCTGAGGGTTATTCTAAGGCTCTTAGAGGTTTTAGAGTAGAATATATGAGAAGAAACTTCTCAAAGATAATGAACTCTTTCTTACTTTTTATACTTGCTCTTTATTTGATAATAAGGTTTTTAGGAAGAAAAATAGCTGATTATTATAGAAATTATGCTAAAAAACATCCATTATTTGATGCTGTAATGTTTGCTTTTTATGTGATTTTTCATCCCTTTGAGGGATTTTATGAATTAAAAAGGAGAAGAGAATCTTTTAATGCTTCAGTGATACTTCTTATTTTTGTTATTATTGCATTTATTGTTAAAAGACTTATGACTGCTTTTCATTTTAACCCTTATAGACCAGAAGAATTGAACATATTTCTTGAAGTAGGAAGGGTCTTGATTCCTATTCTTGCGTGGGTAATTATAAATTGGGCAGTTACTACTATTATGGATGGTAAGGCAAAAATAAGAGAGATTTTTATAATGACGGTTTATAGTTTATTTCCGTTAGCTTTAATTTATTTACCTCAGACCTTGCTAAGCCATGTATTTACATTGGAAGAGTCTGCTTTTTATTACCTCTTTGATACTATTGGAAGTCTTTGGACTTTGTGGGTAATTTTTGCGGGTATGATGGAGCTTCAGGAATACTCTTTAAGTAAGGCTTTAGGAACTTCTCTTATTACTCTTGTAGGTATAGTCTTTGCCATGTTTATAGGTATGGTATTTTTTGCAACCTTTCAGCAGTTTATAAGATTTATTTACATAGTTTATCTAGAAATTAAGTACATGGTTGGTTGA
- a CDS encoding carbohydrate ABC transporter permease, producing the protein MNRRINRSLWGNMIVIIVLTVVAIFMALPLVYSIMNAFKPLDELFLFPPRLFVRRPTLKNFSDLFYLMSNSFVPFSRYLFNSVFISFLSTLGHVIIASMAAYPLAKHRFPGSKFLFNLVIFSLMFSGYVTNIPRFIIMAKLGLLDTYFALILPYIGATLGLFLMKQFMEQIPDSYIESARIDGANEFRIWWHVVMPNVKPAWLTLILFAFRDTWNDTYTPALYLHNEAMKPFSLALTYIQQGGFVRAGAAAAAAVLMMLPSLIIFILTQSNVVETMKSAGIKE; encoded by the coding sequence ATGAATAGGAGGATAAATAGATCCCTTTGGGGAAATATGATTGTAATAATTGTACTCACGGTGGTAGCAATATTTATGGCTTTACCATTAGTTTATTCAATAATGAATGCTTTTAAGCCTCTTGATGAACTTTTTTTATTCCCCCCAAGACTCTTTGTGAGAAGGCCCACTCTGAAAAATTTCTCTGATCTATTTTATTTGATGAGTAATTCTTTTGTTCCTTTCTCAAGATATCTTTTTAATAGCGTATTTATCAGTTTTCTTAGTACTTTAGGACATGTAATAATAGCATCTATGGCAGCCTATCCTCTGGCAAAGCACAGATTTCCTGGAAGTAAATTTTTGTTTAATTTAGTTATCTTTTCCTTAATGTTTTCAGGATATGTGACTAATATACCGAGATTCATAATTATGGCAAAATTAGGACTTTTAGATACTTATTTCGCCTTAATTCTTCCATATATAGGTGCCACTTTAGGGCTATTTTTAATGAAACAGTTCATGGAACAAATACCCGACTCTTATATAGAATCTGCAAGAATAGACGGAGCTAATGAATTCAGAATATGGTGGCATGTGGTTATGCCAAATGTAAAACCTGCTTGGCTCACTCTAATATTATTTGCCTTTAGGGACACTTGGAATGATACTTATACTCCTGCCTTATATCTACACAATGAGGCTATGAAGCCTTTTTCTTTGGCATTGACTTACATACAACAAGGAGGATTTGTTAGAGCTGGGGCTGCTGCAGCTGCCGCAGTTCTTATGATGCTTCCTTCATTGATAATCTTCATATTAACCCAGAGTAATGTGGTGGAGACTATGAAGTCTGCTGGAATTAAGGAGTAA
- a CDS encoding carbohydrate ABC transporter permease translates to MREKFRDLWKEVKKNKESYFLLLPYFTLFFTFVVIPVIVGAVLSFTNYNIIQVPKFIGWNNYKRLFLEDDVFLIALQNTFKFALITGPLSYFACLFFAWLINELPPRIRAVLTLLYYAPALSSAIFFIWTYIFSGDVYGLLNGFLMNLGIIKEPIYWLQDSRINLYVLMVIQLWMSLGTSFLAFIAGFQTIDKSLYEAAAVDGIRNRWQELWYITLPSMKPQLIFGAIMQVTSSFAVADISAQLIGFPSPLYSAHTIVLHMWDYGSIRYEMGYASAIAVILFLITVAINQGVRKIIRPD, encoded by the coding sequence ATGAGGGAAAAATTTAGGGATTTATGGAAAGAAGTGAAGAAAAATAAAGAATCCTACTTTTTGCTTTTGCCATATTTTACTCTGTTTTTTACTTTTGTGGTTATTCCTGTAATAGTGGGGGCTGTGTTGAGTTTTACTAATTATAACATAATTCAAGTGCCTAAGTTTATTGGTTGGAACAATTATAAACGTCTATTTTTAGAGGACGATGTATTTCTTATTGCTCTTCAAAACACTTTTAAATTTGCTCTTATAACAGGTCCTTTAAGTTATTTTGCTTGTCTTTTCTTTGCATGGTTGATAAATGAGCTCCCACCAAGGATTAGAGCTGTTTTAACTCTTTTGTATTATGCTCCTGCCTTATCCTCAGCAATATTTTTTATCTGGACTTACATTTTTTCTGGGGATGTGTATGGTCTTTTAAATGGGTTTTTAATGAATCTTGGAATAATAAAAGAGCCTATCTATTGGCTTCAGGATTCTAGAATTAATTTATATGTTTTGATGGTTATACAACTATGGATGAGTCTTGGTACCAGTTTTCTTGCCTTTATAGCTGGATTTCAAACTATTGACAAGTCTTTGTATGAGGCTGCTGCTGTGGATGGTATAAGGAATAGATGGCAAGAACTTTGGTATATAACTCTTCCTTCTATGAAGCCTCAACTTATTTTTGGAGCCATAATGCAAGTTACTTCTTCTTTTGCAGTCGCGGATATCTCAGCCCAACTTATAGGTTTTCCAAGTCCTCTCTATTCTGCTCATACTATTGTACTTCACATGTGGGATTATGGGAGCATAAGATATGAGATGGGGTATGCTTCTGCTATTGCTGTAATTTTATTCTTAATTACTGTTGCTATTAACCAGGGTGTTAGAAAGATAATAAGGCCTGATTAA
- a CDS encoding extracellular solute-binding protein — MLRFKEAMKPFLRFVLILLFLLGLITKIIFAQGSSAKNLNVIFELISKESSYETYLSKFSNKNRPEVVLVIPAVNYSAYSKDMELKKLTNLTQDKHPVLYMGENGFVEWTFNIEEEGLYNIAVKYYPVPGKNSAIEREILIDGKRPFNEARIVRFERIWKDAGDPLRDNRGNELRPLQVEFPMWVEKVIDDSDGLYSEPFLFYFSKGRHTLRFVSVKEPVAIDYIKIFNLKDIPYYREVMKEEHISKSNFKNIIVKIQGEKAHLKSEPTLYPVYDMSNPLNEPYSSKNKLLNIIGGYNWRSAGQWIEWKFTVPESGFYKIGFKFRQNANPGIPSERTLYIDGVVPFREVRNIKFKYDTKWQFKYLGDGKEDYLFYLKKGEHTLRLKVSYESIAEIMRNVLQCSIDLSQLYTKIVMITSPNPDPYRDYLLEQSIPDLIPTLERNAKILKENAEKLKILGGEKVSEAATLERVAIQLEGMAKEPETIAQRLQRYRDNLSALSAWVLAIREQPLDIDYIIIASPDMKSPRVNPNILEAFLDGIKKFFYSFLEDYNMIGTVYDKEKAINVWVQMGRDQAETLKMLIDTDFTPKTGIGVNLNIITTEAALLFSVASKENPPDVALNVPRGLAVDYGIRGALVDISKLSGFEEVKKQFAPYALVPYSFGGKVYGLPMTQDFPIMFYRADILGRLNIEIPNTWEELYETIAKLQSYNLQFAAGTGGTSFDIFNMLLLQRGGRYYTEDGKRCVLNNEEGVTAFKEWTNLYVLYGIPLYYDFFNRFRTGEMPLGIGPYTMYNQFKVAAPEISGLWGIAPVPGRRKNDGSIDRSVAGGGNAILIFAQTKKLKEAWEFVKWWVSTDVQARFGRELEAVLGAGARYNTANIEAMSYLPWPSSDYKILSTQWKYLKEIPNVPGSYYVSRHLDNAFREVVMLGEIPREAIEKYTREINKEIDRKREEFGLELAKD, encoded by the coding sequence GTGTTGAGGTTTAAAGAAGCTATGAAACCGTTTTTAAGATTTGTGCTTATATTGCTCTTTTTATTGGGATTAATTACAAAGATAATTTTTGCTCAAGGCTCCTCAGCTAAAAATCTAAATGTTATCTTTGAACTTATAAGTAAAGAAAGTTCGTATGAAACTTATTTATCAAAATTTTCTAATAAAAATAGACCTGAAGTAGTCTTGGTCATACCTGCAGTAAATTATTCTGCTTACTCTAAAGATATGGAGTTAAAGAAGCTCACAAATTTAACCCAAGATAAACATCCTGTTCTTTATATGGGTGAGAATGGTTTTGTAGAGTGGACTTTTAATATTGAGGAAGAGGGTTTGTATAACATTGCTGTGAAATATTATCCTGTACCTGGAAAAAATTCTGCTATAGAGAGAGAAATACTAATTGATGGTAAGAGACCCTTTAACGAAGCAAGAATTGTTAGATTTGAAAGGATATGGAAAGATGCTGGAGATCCCTTGAGAGATAATAGGGGTAATGAATTGCGGCCATTGCAAGTGGAGTTTCCTATGTGGGTGGAGAAGGTTATTGATGATTCTGATGGTTTATATTCTGAGCCATTTCTTTTCTATTTTTCAAAGGGAAGACATACTCTGAGATTTGTTTCAGTAAAAGAACCTGTAGCAATAGATTATATCAAAATTTTTAATCTTAAAGATATTCCCTATTATAGAGAGGTAATGAAAGAAGAGCATATCTCTAAAAGCAACTTTAAGAATATTATTGTAAAAATTCAAGGAGAAAAAGCTCACTTAAAATCAGAGCCAACTCTTTATCCTGTGTACGATATGAGCAATCCTCTTAATGAGCCTTATAGTTCTAAAAACAAACTCTTAAATATAATAGGAGGGTATAACTGGAGATCTGCCGGACAATGGATTGAGTGGAAGTTTACAGTACCAGAGAGTGGCTTTTATAAGATTGGGTTTAAATTTAGACAAAATGCAAATCCCGGTATACCATCAGAGAGAACTCTTTATATAGATGGGGTTGTTCCTTTTAGAGAGGTAAGAAATATAAAATTCAAATATGATACTAAATGGCAATTCAAGTATTTGGGAGATGGAAAAGAAGATTATCTTTTTTATTTAAAAAAGGGAGAACACACCCTTAGGCTAAAAGTGAGTTATGAAAGTATAGCAGAAATTATGAGAAATGTATTACAATGCTCCATAGATTTATCTCAACTTTATACCAAAATTGTAATGATTACCTCTCCAAATCCTGACCCATACAGAGATTATCTCTTAGAACAGAGTATTCCAGACCTTATTCCTACTTTGGAAAGGAATGCAAAGATATTAAAAGAAAATGCTGAAAAATTAAAAATTCTTGGAGGGGAAAAAGTTAGTGAAGCAGCAACCCTTGAAAGAGTGGCTATTCAGCTTGAAGGAATGGCTAAGGAACCGGAGACTATTGCTCAAAGATTACAAAGATATAGAGATAATCTATCGGCACTTTCTGCGTGGGTACTTGCTATTAGAGAGCAACCTTTAGATATTGATTACATAATTATTGCTTCTCCAGATATGAAATCTCCAAGAGTAAATCCAAACATCCTTGAGGCATTTTTAGATGGAATAAAGAAGTTTTTCTATTCCTTTTTGGAAGATTATAACATGATTGGAACTGTGTATGACAAAGAAAAAGCAATAAATGTATGGGTTCAAATGGGAAGAGATCAAGCAGAGACCCTAAAAATGCTTATAGATACAGATTTTACTCCTAAGACAGGAATAGGAGTTAACCTAAACATTATAACCACAGAAGCAGCTTTACTTTTCTCGGTTGCTTCTAAGGAGAATCCTCCTGATGTGGCTTTAAATGTCCCAAGAGGGCTTGCTGTAGATTATGGGATAAGAGGAGCTCTTGTGGACATTTCAAAATTATCTGGTTTTGAGGAGGTAAAGAAGCAGTTTGCTCCTTACGCTCTTGTTCCTTATAGCTTTGGTGGAAAAGTTTACGGACTTCCTATGACTCAAGATTTTCCCATAATGTTTTATAGAGCTGATATATTGGGACGTTTAAATATTGAAATTCCCAATACTTGGGAAGAACTTTATGAAACCATTGCTAAACTGCAGAGTTATAACTTACAGTTTGCAGCGGGAACAGGTGGTACAAGTTTTGATATTTTTAACATGCTTCTTCTTCAGAGAGGTGGAAGATATTACACTGAAGATGGCAAAAGATGTGTTCTTAATAATGAAGAGGGTGTGACAGCATTTAAAGAATGGACCAATTTGTATGTACTTTATGGTATTCCTCTTTATTATGATTTCTTCAACCGTTTTAGAACAGGAGAAATGCCATTGGGAATTGGTCCATATACTATGTATAACCAATTTAAAGTTGCTGCTCCTGAAATAAGTGGTCTTTGGGGAATTGCTCCTGTTCCCGGAAGAAGAAAAAATGATGGTTCAATTGACAGAAGTGTAGCTGGAGGTGGAAATGCCATATTGATTTTTGCTCAGACTAAGAAGCTTAAAGAGGCATGGGAATTTGTTAAGTGGTGGGTCTCTACTGATGTTCAGGCAAGATTTGGTAGAGAACTTGAAGCAGTTCTTGGAGCGGGAGCCAGGTACAATACTGCCAATATAGAGGCCATGAGTTATTTGCCATGGCCTTCTTCAGATTACAAAATCCTCTCTACTCAATGGAAATATTTAAAAGAAATTCCTAATGTTCCTGGAAGTTATTATGTTTCAAGACATTTAGACAATGCCTTTAGAGAGGTGGTTATGCTTGGTGAAATTCCAAGAGAGGCAATAGAAAAATACACAAGAGAGATTAACAAAGAGATTGATAGGAAGAGAGAAGAATTTGGTTTAGAGCTTGCAAAAGATTGA
- a CDS encoding ABC transporter substrate-binding protein — translation MKKILLSIILISLFILTSVIPSFAQKVYTFKVGKYTFNIDTQKYRGKTIYVWQFWPEDDTALPGTRSPKQVREEFEKITGAKVKIVYTTWENYRPKLSAAILSGSGADVVYIGAGEKPTWMMKKMLLPLDRYIDFKDKNLWEAVGFRQSTLDFFKWRGQIYAVTNIYNDNVFPYILYYNKEKFEMAGLPDPLELYKQGKWTWETFFNLGKQLTQDINGDGKIDQYAYATWAVVQPFLYTNDVQVVKYVGGRPIFAMDDPKAYRAFQAIYEMDAKYKMRPADWWNDPQGRFQKGITCMDYWGPWELSGMRNALGKKLGIVPFPKGPDSKKKSADMADDGAWAIASSSSDPELSALYLLWMLTPTDKEKEIIVKSQIERVGGKEIYDLLLDAATRAQIDPISGIPGFWDLINQIDVANPAKSIKALKPKFQAAIEAILEGLK, via the coding sequence ATGAAAAAAATTTTGTTATCCATAATTTTAATCTCGCTTTTTATTCTGACTTCTGTAATTCCATCTTTTGCTCAAAAGGTATACACTTTCAAAGTGGGGAAATATACTTTTAATATTGATACCCAAAAGTATAGAGGGAAAACTATTTATGTATGGCAATTTTGGCCCGAAGATGATACCGCTCTCCCTGGAACAAGATCACCTAAACAGGTAAGAGAAGAGTTTGAGAAGATTACAGGAGCAAAAGTAAAGATAGTTTATACCACTTGGGAGAATTATAGGCCAAAATTAAGTGCTGCTATCCTTTCTGGCTCTGGAGCTGATGTAGTGTATATAGGAGCAGGAGAAAAACCCACTTGGATGATGAAGAAAATGCTCCTTCCCCTTGATAGGTATATTGATTTTAAAGATAAGAATCTTTGGGAGGCCGTTGGTTTTAGACAAAGCACATTAGATTTCTTTAAGTGGAGAGGCCAGATTTATGCGGTAACTAATATCTACAACGATAATGTATTCCCGTACATACTTTACTATAATAAAGAGAAATTTGAAATGGCAGGGCTACCCGATCCTCTTGAGCTTTATAAACAAGGCAAATGGACCTGGGAAACTTTTTTCAATTTAGGTAAACAGCTTACTCAAGACATAAATGGAGACGGGAAAATTGATCAATATGCTTACGCTACTTGGGCAGTGGTACAGCCTTTCTTATATACCAATGATGTGCAGGTAGTTAAGTATGTGGGGGGGAGACCTATATTTGCTATGGATGATCCTAAGGCTTATAGAGCATTCCAAGCCATTTATGAAATGGATGCAAAATACAAGATGAGACCTGCGGATTGGTGGAATGATCCTCAGGGGAGGTTCCAAAAAGGTATTACTTGTATGGATTATTGGGGTCCATGGGAGCTTTCAGGTATGAGAAATGCTCTTGGTAAAAAATTAGGAATAGTTCCTTTTCCTAAGGGTCCAGATAGTAAGAAGAAGAGCGCAGATATGGCTGATGATGGTGCTTGGGCAATAGCTTCTTCTTCCAGTGATCCAGAGCTTTCTGCTTTATATCTTTTGTGGATGCTAACTCCTACTGATAAGGAAAAAGAGATAATTGTTAAATCTCAAATAGAGAGGGTTGGTGGAAAAGAAATTTATGATCTTTTGTTAGACGCTGCTACTCGAGCTCAGATAGATCCTATTTCTGGAATTCCTGGTTTCTGGGACTTAATTAATCAGATTGATGTAGCAAATCCTGCAAAGTCTATAAAAGCGTTGAAACCTAAGTTCCAGGCTGCTATTGAGGCGATCTTAGAGGGTTTAAAGTAG